Genomic segment of Kibdelosporangium phytohabitans:
CGAGATCTTCTTCACCGACGTTCGCGTGCCCAAGGAGTCCATCCTCGGCCGGCCGGGCGACGGCTGGAAAGTCGCGATGACCACGCTGCTGCACGAGCGCGGCACGCTCGCGTTCGCCTTGGTCGGCCAGTTGCGCCAGCACTTCACGCGCCTGGTCGAACTGGCGAGGCAGCCCGCGTCCGACGGCAGCGTCCCCGCCGGCGACCCGGTGGTGCGCGACGCGATCGCCCGCGAGTGGATCGAGTTGCAGTCGTTGGCGTTCACCAACTACCGCACGTTGACGACCCTGCTCACCAAGGGCCAGCCCGGTCCGGAGAGCTCGGTGGTGAAGCTCGTCTGGAGCGAGGCCAACCAGCGGCTGACCAAGCTCGCCCGCGGCCTGCAGGGCCTGTCCGGGATGCTGGACGACGACGGCGGCGTGTGGGACGGGTACTGGCAGTACCGGCAGCTGCGCAGCCGCGGCAACACCATCGAGGCGGGGACTTCCGAGATCCTGCGCAACATCGTCGCCGAGCGCGTGCTCGGCCTTCCGCGCAGCCGTTGACACAGGGGACACAGTGGACTTCGCATTCTCGTCCGAACAGGACATGCTGCGCACGGCCGCGCGGGAGTACCTGGCCGAGCGGCACCCGCTGACCGGACTGCCCGCGATCATCGACGGCGAGCCGGGCTGGCAGCCCGACAGCTGGCAGCCGCTGGCCGACCTCGGCTGGACCGACGACGAGCTGACCCTGCTCGACCAGGTCGTCCTGTTCGAGGAAACCGGCGCGGCCCTGCTGCCCGCGCCGCTGTTCAGCACGGTCGCGCTGGCGCTGCCCGCGGTCCGCGGCGACGAGCAGCTGCGCGCGGCGGTCGCGTCCGGTGCCTTGAAACTGTCGCTGGCGTGGGCGGAAGCCGGTCGCCCGCAGGGCATCGCGGACACCGGCCTCGCCACGACGGCCGACGCGGACGGCCGCGTGACCGGCCGCAAGATCCTCGTGCCCGACGCGGCATGGGCCGACGCGCTCGTGGTCACCGCGGCGGGCCCGCAGGTCCGGCTCGTGCGGACCGCCGACGCGACCGTGACGCCCGTGTCCACATCGGACCAGTCCCGCCGGCTGTACGAGGTGGAGTTCGACGCGGCACCGTCGCAGGCGCTGGGCGACGGCTCGGTGCTCACCGAAATCGAGAGCCGGGCGTTCGTGCTCGCCGCGGCCGAGGCGCTCGGCGTCGGCCGCCGCGCGCTGGAGGACGGCATCGCCCACGCGTCCACACGCGAGCAGTTCGGCCGCGTGATCGGCACCTACCAGGGCGTTTCCCACCAGCTGGTGGATTCGTACGCGTCGCTGGAACTGGCCAGGTCGCTGACCTACTGGGCCGCGTGGGCGCTGGCCGAAG
This window contains:
- a CDS encoding acyl-CoA dehydrogenase family protein, yielding MDFAFSSEQDMLRTAAREYLAERHPLTGLPAIIDGEPGWQPDSWQPLADLGWTDDELTLLDQVVLFEETGAALLPAPLFSTVALALPAVRGDEQLRAAVASGALKLSLAWAEAGRPQGIADTGLATTADADGRVTGRKILVPDAAWADALVVTAAGPQVRLVRTADATVTPVSTSDQSRRLYEVEFDAAPSQALGDGSVLTEIESRAFVLAAAEALGVGRRALEDGIAHASTREQFGRVIGTYQGVSHQLVDSYASLELARSLTYWAAWALAEGDDQAPVAVAAAKTAATEAAVAACERVIQVHGGVGMTWEHILHRLYKRAQWLDAFGASGRALRGRIADAVLG